Proteins co-encoded in one Sinobacterium norvegicum genomic window:
- a CDS encoding M48 metallopeptidase family protein — MAIHPLIGHYPAELQAQVQQLIDSHQLGHHLRQRYPTEHGINNDSLLRDYVQQLKDQYLKKSPPLSKVVFDRRMHVVDNALGMHSSVSRVQGGKLKNKREIRISTLFKQCPEPLLQMICVHELAHLREQDHNKAFYRLCQHMLPDYHQLEFDTRLYLLQQEMAGKAIR; from the coding sequence ATGGCAATCCACCCATTAATCGGTCACTACCCCGCTGAACTTCAGGCTCAGGTACAGCAGTTAATTGACAGCCATCAACTCGGCCATCATCTTCGCCAGCGTTACCCGACTGAGCACGGCATCAATAACGACAGTCTGCTTCGTGATTACGTCCAGCAGCTAAAAGATCAGTATCTGAAGAAGTCGCCACCGTTGAGCAAGGTTGTCTTTGATCGCAGAATGCACGTAGTCGACAACGCCCTTGGCATGCACAGCTCAGTCTCCCGGGTGCAGGGAGGCAAGTTAAAGAATAAGCGTGAGATACGCATCAGCACCCTGTTTAAACAGTGCCCTGAACCACTGCTGCAGATGATCTGTGTGCATGAACTGGCCCACCTGCGTGAGCAAGACCACAACAAGGCGTTTTACCGGCTGTGCCAACATATGCTGCCCGACTACCATCAGCTCGAATTTGATACCCGGCTGTATCTTTTACAGCAGGAAATGGCAGGCAAGGCTATTCGTTAA
- a CDS encoding putative hydro-lyase, which yields MTLPDNAKIMSPQQLRQRIRTGQHTGNTSGYSEGYVQCNMVILPKDWANDFLQFCQANPKPCPLIAMGQPGEFNLADLGIDIDVRSDIPSYRIFRDGEFSEEVTDISDHWQDDLVVFMLGCSFSFEEALQADGLEVRNVTEGCNVPMYRTNIDCKPAGRFSGTTVVSMRPFKAADAIRAVQICTRFPSVHGAPIHLGDPSQIGISDINTTDFGDAVTINEGELPVFWACGVTPQVALEQAKPPFCITHSPGCMLVTDLPNSRLAVM from the coding sequence ATGACTTTGCCTGATAATGCGAAAATAATGTCTCCGCAACAACTCCGACAACGGATTAGAACTGGCCAGCACACCGGTAATACCTCAGGTTATTCAGAGGGCTACGTACAGTGCAACATGGTGATATTGCCGAAGGACTGGGCCAACGATTTTTTGCAGTTCTGTCAGGCCAATCCTAAGCCTTGCCCATTAATCGCTATGGGTCAGCCCGGTGAGTTTAATTTAGCTGACCTCGGCATCGATATTGATGTGCGTAGCGATATTCCCAGTTACAGAATTTTTCGTGATGGTGAATTCAGCGAAGAGGTGACGGATATCAGCGACCACTGGCAGGACGATTTGGTGGTGTTTATGCTGGGCTGTTCGTTCTCCTTCGAAGAGGCGTTGCAGGCCGATGGCTTGGAGGTGAGAAATGTCACCGAGGGCTGTAATGTGCCGATGTACCGTACCAATATAGATTGTAAGCCTGCTGGCCGTTTCAGTGGCACCACGGTCGTCAGCATGCGTCCCTTTAAGGCGGCCGACGCCATCCGTGCGGTGCAAATTTGTACTCGTTTCCCGTCGGTACACGGCGCCCCGATTCACCTGGGTGATCCCAGCCAAATTGGCATCAGTGATATCAATACAACCGACTTTGGCGATGCAGTGACTATTAACGAGGGTGAGTTACCCGTCTTTTGGGCCTGTGGTGTGACGCCTCAGGTAGCGCTTGAACAAGCTAAACCGCCGTTTTGTATCACTCATAGCCCTGGTTGCATGTTGGTGACTGATTTGCCCAATAGCCGTTTGGCGGTAATGTAG
- a CDS encoding 5-oxoprolinase subunit PxpA codes for MKLNCDLGESFGSWTMGLDAQAMPQIDMANIACGFHAGDPLVMAKTVAMAKQFNVAVGAHPGYPDLVGFGRRSLNCSRDEIIALVIYQIAALDGVAKSQGVKVSYVKPHGALYNDMMAKLDVRSAIMQAVSDFHGDIKLMLQATPDWQQHQQEADTFGLSLLFEAFADRCYDDNGSLLSRNKPGAVHDHDKMLAQVVELAEQGTITTVNGKVLKLRVDSLCVHGDNLTAVNAIGDIRRVIGQ; via the coding sequence ATGAAATTGAATTGTGATTTAGGTGAAAGCTTCGGTTCCTGGACCATGGGCCTCGATGCCCAGGCCATGCCACAAATTGACATGGCCAATATAGCCTGCGGCTTTCACGCTGGAGACCCGTTGGTGATGGCAAAAACGGTGGCTATGGCAAAGCAATTTAATGTTGCTGTTGGTGCGCACCCAGGTTATCCGGATCTGGTCGGCTTTGGCCGCCGCTCGCTCAATTGTAGCCGCGATGAAATTATTGCCCTGGTGATTTATCAAATAGCCGCTCTTGACGGTGTCGCCAAGAGCCAGGGGGTTAAGGTGTCCTACGTCAAACCCCATGGTGCGCTCTATAATGACATGATGGCTAAGCTAGATGTTCGCTCGGCAATTATGCAGGCAGTGTCTGACTTTCACGGCGACATAAAATTGATGCTGCAGGCAACGCCTGACTGGCAACAACACCAGCAAGAAGCGGATACATTTGGCCTATCCTTATTGTTTGAAGCCTTTGCTGACCGTTGTTACGACGATAACGGCAGTCTGTTATCACGTAATAAACCTGGCGCGGTTCATGATCACGACAAGATGCTGGCCCAGGTGGTTGAACTTGCCGAGCAGGGTACGATTACTACGGTTAATGGCAAGGTGCTTAAATTGCGTGTCGACAGTCTCTGTGTACACGGTGATAACCTTACCGCAGTCAATGCCATCGGTGATATTCGTCGAGTGATAGGACAGTAG